A section of the Streptomyces sp. NBC_00178 genome encodes:
- a CDS encoding DUF3159 domain-containing protein, translating into MTSLDKPTSDTDQPHRTDQQDADAKAVTEAALFEAFGGVRGMVETVLPGLLFVTIFTINKDLKASAIAALAVSLVLVVVRLVRRDTVKHAFSGVFGVAFGVVFAMMTGNAKDFYLPGMIYTLGLALAYLVTSVAGVPLIGLILGPVFKENLSWRTRNPGRKKAYTKASYAWGLILLAKCAILFPLYWWADTTELGWVLVALKIPPFLLAVYLTWVFLAKAPPPIDVFAEMEAEEQAEKDRKAAAAQTSQASEARNSEY; encoded by the coding sequence GTGACGTCTCTCGACAAGCCGACGTCCGACACGGACCAGCCCCACCGCACCGACCAGCAGGACGCCGACGCGAAGGCGGTCACGGAAGCCGCGCTCTTCGAGGCGTTCGGCGGCGTCCGCGGCATGGTGGAGACAGTCCTGCCCGGGCTGCTCTTCGTCACGATCTTCACCATCAACAAGGACCTCAAGGCGTCCGCGATCGCCGCACTGGCGGTCTCCCTGGTCCTCGTCGTCGTACGCCTGGTCCGTCGGGACACCGTCAAGCACGCCTTCAGCGGCGTCTTCGGTGTCGCCTTCGGTGTCGTGTTCGCGATGATGACGGGCAACGCCAAGGACTTCTACCTCCCCGGCATGATCTACACGCTCGGGCTGGCCCTCGCCTACCTCGTCACGTCCGTCGCGGGGGTGCCGCTGATCGGACTGATCCTGGGCCCGGTCTTCAAGGAGAACCTCTCCTGGCGCACCCGGAACCCGGGCCGCAAGAAGGCGTACACCAAGGCCAGTTACGCCTGGGGGCTCATCCTCCTCGCCAAGTGCGCGATCCTCTTCCCGCTCTACTGGTGGGCCGACACCACCGAGCTCGGCTGGGTGCTCGTCGCGCTGAAGATCCCGCCGTTCCTGCTCGCCGTCTATCTGACGTGGGTGTTCCTCGCCAAGGCGCCGCCGCCCATCGACGTGTTCGCCGAGATGGAGGCGGAGGAGCAGGCCGAGAAGGACCGCAAGGCCGCCGCCGCACAGACCTCCCAGGCCTCGGAGGCCCGCAACTCCGAGTACTGA
- a CDS encoding OB-fold nucleic acid binding domain-containing protein, producing the protein MSAVPRFEKHGRTEKPSGRFRRMLDRLSSSQEDLECEELREDSHASGCTRISDCSDRQIVKVTGTLRTVTLRPRAGVPALEAELFDGTAPLDVVWLGRRSIVGIEPGRRLIASGRVAMSHGRRVLFNPKYELRPLGKE; encoded by the coding sequence ATGAGCGCTGTTCCCCGATTCGAGAAGCACGGCAGGACGGAAAAGCCGTCCGGCCGCTTCCGACGCATGCTCGACCGGCTGTCCAGCTCCCAGGAGGACCTCGAGTGCGAGGAACTCCGGGAGGACTCGCACGCCTCGGGCTGCACGCGCATCTCCGACTGCTCGGACCGCCAGATCGTCAAGGTGACTGGTACCTTGCGGACGGTCACCCTGCGTCCGCGGGCCGGAGTGCCCGCCCTGGAGGCGGAGCTCTTCGACGGGACCGCACCGCTCGACGTGGTCTGGCTCGGCCGGCGTTCCATCGTCGGCATCGAGCCGGGCCGCAGGCTCATCGCGTCGGGTCGCGTGGCCATGAGCCACGGACGCCGGGTGCTGTTCAACCCCAAATACGAACTCCGACCGCTCGGCAAGGAGTAG
- a CDS encoding potassium channel family protein, whose product MRVSIAGAGAVGRSIAAELLENGHEVLLIDKAPTAISVERVPMAEWLLADACEITSLDEAALQRCNVVIAATGDDKVNLVVSLLAKTEYGVPRVVARVNNPKNEWLFNESWGVDVAVSTPRLMSALVEEAVSVGDLVRLLRFSHGDANLVELTLPPESALAGTRVGDVDWPQDTSLVTIIRGTRVLTPSPEETLEAGDELLFVAAQAREEQLEDLLSVRRDPDED is encoded by the coding sequence ATGCGCGTGTCGATTGCCGGGGCCGGCGCGGTGGGACGTTCCATCGCGGCGGAGCTCCTGGAGAACGGCCACGAGGTACTGCTGATCGACAAGGCGCCCACCGCCATCTCGGTCGAGCGGGTCCCGATGGCCGAGTGGCTGCTCGCGGACGCCTGTGAGATCACGTCCCTCGACGAGGCGGCGCTCCAGCGGTGCAACGTCGTGATCGCGGCGACGGGCGACGACAAGGTCAACCTGGTCGTGTCCCTGCTCGCGAAGACCGAGTACGGCGTCCCGAGGGTCGTCGCCCGGGTGAACAACCCGAAGAACGAGTGGCTGTTCAACGAGTCCTGGGGCGTCGACGTCGCGGTCTCCACGCCGCGTCTGATGTCGGCGCTGGTCGAGGAGGCGGTGAGCGTCGGTGATCTGGTGCGGCTGCTGCGCTTCAGCCACGGCGACGCCAACCTGGTCGAGCTGACCCTGCCCCCGGAGTCGGCCCTGGCCGGCACCAGGGTCGGGGACGTCGACTGGCCCCAGGACACCTCGCTTGTCACGATCATCCGGGGTACCCGCGTGCTGACGCCGAGCCCCGAGGAGACCCTGGAGGCCGGCGACGAGCTCCTGTTCGTGGCGGCGCAGGCGCGCGAGGAGCAGCTGGAGGACCTGCTGTCGGTCCGCCGCGATCCCGACGAGGACTGA
- a CDS encoding ABC transporter ATP-binding protein, translated as MTRSTGAQGGTTLADSATDGPMVRIEDLHRSYGTGAAAVHALRGVSFEIPRGELVALKGRSGSGKTTLLNLVGGLDTPDAGRITVAGTDLSELGEDGLLELRRDRIGFIFQSFGLIPILTAAENVGVPMRLRKTDPAEREERVALLLSLVGLGDHAQQRPGELSGGQQQRVAIARALANRPALLIADEPTGQLDAETGLAVMQLLRAVVRSEGVTVLVATHDPQLLGFADRVLELSDGHIVEHA; from the coding sequence ATGACACGGAGCACCGGCGCACAGGGCGGAACGACCCTGGCCGACAGCGCCACGGACGGCCCGATGGTGCGGATCGAGGACCTGCACCGCTCGTACGGGACCGGCGCCGCCGCCGTGCACGCCCTGCGAGGGGTCTCGTTCGAGATACCCCGCGGTGAGCTCGTCGCCCTCAAGGGCCGCTCCGGCTCCGGCAAGACCACCCTGCTCAACCTCGTCGGCGGTCTCGACACCCCCGACGCAGGCCGGATCACCGTCGCCGGCACCGACCTCTCGGAGCTCGGCGAGGACGGACTGCTGGAACTGCGCAGGGACCGGATCGGCTTCATCTTCCAGTCCTTCGGCCTGATCCCCATCCTGACCGCCGCCGAGAACGTCGGCGTACCCATGCGGCTGCGGAAGACGGACCCCGCCGAACGCGAGGAACGCGTCGCCCTGCTGCTCTCGCTGGTGGGCCTCGGCGACCACGCCCAGCAGCGCCCCGGGGAGCTCTCCGGCGGCCAGCAGCAGCGCGTCGCCATCGCGCGCGCCCTCGCCAACCGGCCCGCGCTGCTGATCGCGGACGAACCCACCGGGCAGCTCGACGCGGAGACCGGCCTCGCCGTCATGCAGCTCCTGAGGGCCGTGGTCCGCAGCGAGGGCGTCACCGTGCTCGTGGCCACCCACGACCCCCAGCTGCTCGGATTCGCCGACCGGGTCCTGGAGCTCAGCGACGGGCACATCGTCGAGCACGCGTGA
- a CDS encoding DUF4193 domain-containing protein: MATDYDTPRKTDDDVDQDSLEELKARRSDKTASAVDVDEFDAAEGLELPGADLSNEELAVRVLPKQADEFTCMSCFLVHHRSQLAREKNGQPICRDCD, translated from the coding sequence ATGGCAACGGATTACGACACCCCACGGAAGACCGACGACGACGTCGATCAGGACAGCCTCGAGGAGCTCAAGGCTCGTCGGAGCGACAAGACGGCATCCGCCGTCGACGTGGACGAGTTCGACGCGGCAGAGGGACTGGAGCTGCCCGGCGCAGACCTGTCCAACGAAGAGCTGGCCGTGCGGGTTCTGCCCAAGCAGGCCGATGAGTTCACCTGCATGAGCTGCTTCCTCGTGCACCACAGGAGCCAGCTGGCGCGCGAGAAGAACGGTCAGCCCATCTGCCGCGACTGCGACTGA
- a CDS encoding DUF3093 domain-containing protein yields the protein MQPSAPPFDERLTAPRSWWLIAFGIGVACALMLLPLGALPMLGGLVGGTAAACAGVSSYGSARIRVVAGALVAGDARIPLGALGDAEVLDGEEARAWRSYKADTRAFMLLRSYIPTAVRVKVTDPADPTPYVYLSTREPQALVAALAPVPA from the coding sequence ATGCAGCCTTCCGCACCCCCCTTCGACGAACGTCTCACCGCGCCCCGTTCGTGGTGGCTCATCGCCTTCGGGATCGGCGTCGCCTGTGCCCTGATGCTCCTGCCCCTGGGCGCCCTGCCGATGCTCGGCGGCCTGGTGGGAGGGACGGCGGCGGCGTGCGCCGGCGTGAGTTCGTACGGCTCGGCACGCATCCGGGTCGTGGCGGGCGCACTCGTCGCGGGCGACGCCCGGATCCCGCTCGGGGCACTCGGTGACGCCGAGGTCCTGGACGGCGAGGAGGCGCGCGCCTGGCGCTCGTACAAGGCGGACACGCGCGCGTTCATGCTGCTGCGCAGCTACATCCCCACGGCGGTCCGGGTGAAGGTCACGGACCCGGCCGACCCGACTCCGTACGTCTACCTGTCGACCCGGGAGCCGCAGGCCCTGGTGGCGGCCCTCGCGCCGGTGCCCGCCTGA
- a CDS encoding response regulator has product MTRVLVVDDEPQIVRALVINLKARKYEVDAAPDGATALQLAAARHPDVVVLDLGLPDMDGVEVIRGLRGWTRVPILVLSARHTSDEKVEALDAGADDYVTKPFGMDELLARLRAAVRRAEPVGPEGGDDLVVVETEGFTVDLAAKKVHREGRDVRLTPTEWHLLEVLVRNAGRLVSQKQLLQEVWGPSYGTETNYLRVYMAQLRRKLEADPSHPRHFVTEPGMGYRFERGRSVPE; this is encoded by the coding sequence ATGACAAGGGTGCTCGTGGTCGACGACGAGCCGCAGATCGTGCGCGCCCTCGTGATCAACCTCAAGGCACGCAAGTACGAGGTCGACGCGGCGCCGGACGGAGCCACCGCCCTGCAGCTCGCCGCGGCCCGTCACCCCGACGTGGTCGTGCTCGACCTCGGGCTGCCGGACATGGACGGCGTAGAGGTCATCAGGGGACTCCGCGGCTGGACCAGGGTCCCGATCCTCGTGCTCTCCGCCCGCCACACCTCCGACGAGAAGGTCGAGGCCCTGGACGCGGGGGCCGACGACTACGTCACCAAGCCGTTCGGCATGGACGAGCTCCTGGCCCGGCTGCGCGCCGCCGTACGCAGGGCGGAACCGGTCGGTCCGGAGGGCGGCGACGACCTGGTGGTCGTCGAGACCGAGGGATTCACCGTCGACCTGGCGGCGAAGAAGGTCCACCGCGAGGGCCGGGACGTGCGGCTCACCCCCACGGAATGGCACCTGCTGGAGGTCCTCGTGCGCAACGCGGGGCGCCTCGTCAGCCAGAAGCAGCTGCTCCAGGAGGTCTGGGGGCCGTCGTACGGCACCGAGACCAACTACCTCCGCGTCTACATGGCGCAGCTGCGCCGCAAGCTGGAGGCGGACCCCTCGCACCCCAGACATTTCGTGACGGAACCGGGCATGGGCTACCGCTTCGAGCGCGGCCGGTCCGTACCGGAGTAG
- the dut gene encoding dUTP diphosphatase: MRTPVDVLIRRVDPDVPIPAYGHPGDAGADLVTTEAAELAPGERTVLPTGVSIALPDGYAAFVHPRSGLAARCGLALVNAPGTVDAGYRGEIKVIVVNLDPRETVRFERFDRIAQLVVQQVEKVRFHEVTELPGSARAEGGFGSTGGHAAVDGVTGGNTQGGNSYASVVSDREGR; this comes from the coding sequence ATGCGTACCCCCGTCGACGTACTGATCCGCCGGGTCGACCCCGACGTCCCGATTCCCGCGTACGGACACCCGGGCGACGCCGGAGCCGATCTGGTGACCACCGAGGCCGCCGAGCTGGCCCCGGGCGAGCGGACCGTGCTCCCCACCGGGGTGTCGATCGCGCTGCCCGACGGCTACGCCGCCTTCGTGCACCCCCGCTCCGGCCTCGCGGCCCGCTGCGGACTGGCCCTCGTGAACGCCCCGGGGACGGTCGATGCCGGGTACCGTGGGGAGATCAAGGTCATCGTGGTCAATCTCGATCCGCGCGAGACCGTGAGGTTCGAACGGTTCGACCGGATTGCCCAACTGGTCGTCCAGCAGGTCGAGAAGGTGCGCTTCCACGAGGTGACGGAGCTCCCCGGCTCGGCGCGGGCCGAGGGGGGCTTCGGATCCACCGGCGGTCACGCCGCGGTGGACGGCGTCACGGGCGGTAACACCCAGGGTGGGAACAGCTACGCTTCGGTCGTATCCGACCGGGAAGGACGTTGA
- a CDS encoding potassium channel family protein yields the protein MHIVIMGCGRVGAALAQTLEQQGHTVAVIDQDPTAFRRLGAGFGGRRVSGVGFDQDTLREAGIEEAGAFAAVSSGDNSNIIAARVAREMFGIENVAARIYDPKRAEVYQRLGIPTVATVRWTADQMLRRLLPSGAEPLWRDPSGGVQLAEVHTTQSWIGHKISTLQEETGVRVAFLTRLGEAILPSSQTVLQEGDLVHVMMRTDEIAKVEEAFAEGPEEGGH from the coding sequence GTGCACATCGTCATCATGGGCTGCGGGCGTGTCGGAGCCGCTCTCGCGCAGACCCTGGAGCAGCAGGGGCACACGGTCGCGGTGATCGACCAGGACCCCACGGCGTTCCGCCGTCTCGGTGCGGGGTTCGGCGGCCGGCGGGTCAGCGGCGTCGGCTTCGACCAGGACACCCTTCGCGAGGCGGGTATCGAGGAGGCCGGGGCGTTCGCCGCGGTCAGCAGCGGCGACAACTCCAACATCATCGCGGCCCGTGTGGCGCGCGAGATGTTCGGCATCGAGAACGTCGCCGCGCGCATCTACGACCCGAAGCGCGCCGAGGTCTACCAGCGGCTGGGCATCCCCACGGTCGCGACGGTCCGCTGGACGGCCGACCAGATGCTGCGGCGGCTTCTGCCGTCGGGAGCGGAGCCGCTGTGGCGCGACCCGAGCGGTGGTGTGCAGCTCGCGGAGGTGCACACGACGCAGTCGTGGATCGGTCACAAGATCAGCACGCTGCAGGAGGAGACGGGCGTCCGCGTCGCGTTCCTCACCCGGCTGGGCGAGGCCATACTGCCGTCGTCGCAGACCGTTCTGCAGGAGGGCGACCTCGTCCACGTGATGATGCGTACGGACGAGATCGCGAAGGTCGAGGAGGCCTTCGCCGAGGGTCCCGAGGAGGGCGGTCACTGA
- a CDS encoding PaaI family thioesterase — MKPVRHPDAPAPGELLGSHYEHCFGCGTGQPHGLHLQARAGEGVSVTAEFTVRPAHQGAPGLAHGGVLATAMDETLGALSWLLRVIAVTGRLETDYLLPVPVGTELFLEAEVTAVHSRKNYCRATARIGGPEGPVAVRAEALFVEVKVEHFTENGRPEEIRAAMADPDQIRRARAFEVNP, encoded by the coding sequence GTGAAGCCGGTCCGTCATCCCGACGCCCCCGCGCCCGGTGAGCTCCTCGGCTCGCACTACGAACACTGTTTCGGCTGCGGAACCGGGCAGCCGCACGGTCTGCACCTCCAGGCGCGGGCCGGGGAGGGCGTGAGCGTCACCGCCGAGTTCACCGTGAGGCCGGCCCACCAGGGCGCCCCGGGACTCGCGCACGGCGGAGTGCTGGCCACGGCGATGGACGAGACCCTCGGCGCGCTGAGCTGGCTGCTCCGGGTGATCGCGGTGACCGGACGGCTGGAGACCGACTACCTCCTGCCGGTGCCGGTGGGCACGGAGCTCTTCCTCGAGGCCGAGGTGACCGCCGTGCACAGCCGCAAGAACTACTGCCGTGCGACCGCGCGGATCGGCGGCCCCGAGGGGCCCGTCGCCGTCCGCGCCGAGGCGCTCTTCGTCGAGGTCAAGGTCGAGCACTTCACCGAGAACGGACGGCCCGAGGAGATCCGGGCGGCGATGGCCGACCCGGACCAGATCAGGCGCGCGCGTGCCTTCGAGGTGAACCCCTGA
- a CDS encoding DUF3710 domain-containing protein: MFGRRKNSGSAEDTADEAREAEQVADELDGSASGARRTNLPPAPRPDGPWDISEVSQPGEGRVDLGGVFVPGVEGMELRVEVAGDAIVAATVVLRDSAIQLQAFAAPKKEGIWGEVRDEIASGITQQGGIIDEVEGPLGWELRAQVPVQLPDGKNGVQLVRFVGIDGPRWFLRGVISGQGAVQPEAAGLLETIFRDTVVVRGDGPMAPRDPIVLKLPNDAQMVPEGVQQEEQESSKFSGGMGNLQRGPEITEVR; encoded by the coding sequence GTGTTCGGACGTCGCAAGAACAGTGGTTCCGCCGAGGACACGGCGGACGAAGCGCGCGAGGCCGAGCAGGTCGCCGACGAGCTCGACGGCTCCGCGAGCGGCGCGCGCCGCACGAACCTTCCGCCCGCACCCCGGCCGGACGGGCCGTGGGACATCTCCGAGGTCTCCCAGCCCGGCGAGGGCCGGGTCGACCTGGGCGGCGTCTTCGTGCCCGGCGTCGAGGGCATGGAGCTGCGCGTGGAGGTCGCCGGTGACGCCATCGTCGCGGCCACCGTCGTGCTGCGCGACAGCGCGATCCAGCTGCAGGCCTTCGCCGCTCCGAAAAAGGAGGGCATCTGGGGCGAGGTGCGCGACGAGATCGCGTCCGGCATCACCCAGCAGGGCGGGATCATCGACGAGGTCGAGGGCCCGCTGGGCTGGGAACTGCGTGCCCAGGTGCCCGTGCAGCTCCCGGACGGGAAGAACGGCGTGCAGCTGGTGCGCTTCGTCGGGATCGACGGACCGCGCTGGTTCCTGCGCGGCGTGATCTCCGGCCAGGGCGCCGTGCAGCCGGAGGCCGCGGGACTGCTGGAGACGATCTTCCGCGACACCGTCGTCGTCCGCGGCGACGGCCCGATGGCCCCCCGCGACCCGATCGTCCTCAAGCTCCCCAACGACGCCCAGATGGTGCCCGAGGGTGTGCAGCAGGAGGAGCAGGAGAGCTCCAAGTTCTCCGGCGGGATGGGCAACCTCCAGCGCGGACCCGAGATCACCGAGGTGCGCTGA
- a CDS encoding DUF4118 domain-containing protein, whose amino-acid sequence MARGKLRIYLGAAPGVGKTYAMLSEAHRRVERGTDCVVAFVEHHDRPRTEVLLHGLEQIRRRDIEHRSAVFSEMDVDAVLERAPAVALVDELAHTNVPGSRNAKRWQDVEELLKAGIDVVSTVNIQHLESLGDVVESITGVRQQETIPDEVARRADQIELVDMSPQALRRRMAHGNIYQSDKVDAALSNYFRPGNLTALRELALLWVADRVDEYLQQYRGEHDISAPWQARERIVVGLTGGPEGRTLIRRASRMAAKGSGSEILAVYIARSDGLTSASPKELAVQRTLVEDLGGTFHHVIGDDIPTALLAFARGVNATQIVLGSSRRKTWQYVYGPGVGATVARESGPDLDVHIVTHEEVAKGRGLPIARGARLSRARIVSGWIAGVGGPALLTLLLHGLENGPGLANDVLLFLFLTVAAALLGGLAPALASAAAGSLLLNYWFTPPTHTLTVQDPENFVAIVIFFAVAVAVASVVDLAARRTHQAARLRAESEILSALAGSVLRGETALDALLERVRETFAMESVALLERSSDVDPWTTAGSVGPAPVTRPDDADVDMPVGDDMALALSGRVLPAEDRRVLGAFAAQAAVVLDRQRLVGEAEAARRLAEGNRIRTALLAAVSHDLRTPLAAIKAAVSSLRSDDVAWSDADEAEFLAAIEDGADRLDHLVGNLLDMSRLQTGTVTPLIREIDLDEVVPMALGGVPEGSVDLDIPETLPMVAVDPGLLERAVANIVENAVKYSTGRERVAVAASSHGERVELRVADRGRGVPDEAKERIFEPFQRYGDAPRGAGVGLGLAVARGFVESMGGTLDAEDTPGGGLTMVLTLTAAPGQVGAGPAPPARVVS is encoded by the coding sequence ATGGCACGCGGCAAGCTTCGGATCTACCTGGGTGCGGCACCCGGTGTGGGCAAGACCTACGCGATGCTGTCCGAGGCCCACCGGAGGGTGGAGCGGGGAACGGACTGCGTCGTGGCGTTCGTGGAGCACCACGACCGGCCGCGCACCGAGGTGCTGCTCCACGGACTGGAGCAGATCCGGCGCCGTGACATCGAGCACCGCTCGGCCGTCTTCTCCGAGATGGACGTGGACGCCGTCCTGGAGCGGGCCCCGGCCGTCGCGCTCGTGGACGAACTCGCCCACACCAACGTGCCCGGCTCCCGCAACGCCAAGCGCTGGCAGGACGTCGAGGAACTGCTCAAGGCCGGCATCGACGTCGTCTCCACCGTCAACATCCAGCACCTGGAGTCCCTCGGCGACGTCGTCGAGTCGATAACCGGTGTGCGCCAGCAGGAGACCATCCCAGACGAGGTCGCCCGCAGGGCCGACCAGATCGAACTCGTCGACATGTCGCCCCAGGCGCTGCGCCGGAGGATGGCCCACGGCAACATCTACCAGTCCGACAAGGTCGACGCGGCCCTGTCCAACTACTTCCGGCCCGGCAACCTCACCGCCCTGCGCGAACTGGCGCTCCTGTGGGTCGCCGACCGGGTCGACGAATACCTCCAGCAGTACCGCGGCGAGCACGACATCAGCGCCCCCTGGCAGGCCCGCGAACGCATCGTCGTCGGACTCACCGGCGGCCCCGAGGGGCGCACGCTCATCCGCCGCGCCTCCCGCATGGCCGCCAAGGGCTCGGGCAGCGAGATCCTGGCGGTCTACATCGCGCGCAGCGACGGACTCACCTCCGCCTCGCCCAAGGAGCTGGCCGTCCAGCGCACCCTCGTGGAGGACCTGGGCGGCACCTTCCACCACGTCATCGGCGACGACATACCCACGGCGCTCCTCGCCTTCGCCCGGGGCGTCAACGCCACCCAGATCGTCCTCGGCTCCAGCCGACGCAAGACCTGGCAGTACGTCTACGGCCCCGGAGTGGGCGCGACCGTCGCCCGCGAGTCCGGCCCCGACCTGGACGTCCACATCGTCACGCACGAGGAGGTCGCCAAGGGCCGCGGACTGCCCATCGCACGCGGCGCCCGCCTCAGCCGCGCCCGGATCGTCTCGGGCTGGATCGCGGGCGTCGGTGGACCGGCCCTCCTGACCCTGCTGCTGCACGGACTGGAGAACGGACCGGGGCTCGCCAACGACGTCCTGCTCTTCCTGTTCCTGACGGTCGCCGCCGCACTGCTCGGCGGACTGGCCCCGGCGCTCGCCTCGGCCGCCGCCGGCTCCCTGCTGCTGAACTACTGGTTCACGCCGCCCACGCACACCCTGACCGTCCAGGACCCCGAGAACTTCGTCGCCATCGTGATCTTCTTCGCGGTGGCGGTCGCGGTGGCCTCCGTCGTGGACCTGGCCGCACGCCGCACCCACCAGGCCGCCAGACTGCGCGCCGAGTCGGAGATCCTGTCCGCCCTGGCCGGGAGCGTCCTGCGGGGCGAGACCGCCCTCGACGCCCTGCTCGAACGCGTCCGCGAGACCTTCGCCATGGAATCCGTCGCCCTCCTGGAACGCAGCAGCGACGTCGACCCCTGGACCACCGCCGGATCCGTCGGCCCCGCGCCCGTCACCCGGCCCGACGACGCCGACGTCGACATGCCCGTCGGCGACGACATGGCCCTCGCCCTCTCCGGCCGCGTGCTGCCGGCGGAGGACCGCCGCGTCCTCGGCGCCTTCGCGGCGCAGGCCGCCGTCGTCCTGGACCGGCAGCGGCTGGTCGGCGAGGCGGAGGCCGCCAGGAGGCTGGCCGAGGGCAACCGCATCAGGACCGCCCTGCTCGCCGCCGTCAGCCACGACCTGCGCACCCCCCTGGCGGCCATCAAGGCCGCCGTGAGCTCCCTGCGCTCCGACGACGTGGCCTGGTCCGACGCCGACGAGGCGGAGTTCCTGGCGGCCATCGAGGACGGCGCGGACCGCCTGGACCACCTGGTCGGCAACCTGCTCGACATGTCCCGTCTCCAGACCGGCACCGTCACCCCGCTCATCCGCGAGATCGACCTCGACGAGGTGGTCCCCATGGCGCTCGGCGGCGTACCCGAGGGGAGCGTCGACCTGGACATCCCGGAGACGCTGCCCATGGTCGCCGTCGATCCGGGACTGCTGGAGCGGGCCGTCGCCAACATCGTCGAGAACGCCGTGAAGTACAGCACCGGCCGCGAACGCGTCGCCGTCGCCGCCAGTTCCCACGGCGAGCGCGTCGAGCTGCGGGTCGCCGACCGCGGCCGCGGAGTTCCGGACGAGGCCAAGGAACGCATCTTCGAACCCTTCCAGCGGTACGGTGACGCTCCCCGCGGCGCCGGGGTGGGTCTCGGTCTCGCGGTCGCCCGCGGCTTCGTGGAGTCCATGGGCGGCACGCTGGACGCCGAGGACACCCCCGGCGGAGGGCTCACCATGGTCCTCACCCTCACCGCCGCACCGGGCCAGGTGGGCGCCGGCCCCGCGCCGCCCGCGCGGGTGGTCTCATGA